TTCTCAAAACGAATATCACAAGAAAGAACAGCAGAGAAGATGAACGAAATTGAGTTCGAAGATACacgaaaaccctaaaatctcGTGTAAGAAGAGAAGCAAAGATCCgaaacaaagataaaaaaaggGAAACTTACGATCTCGACCACCGCGAACACCGCCTCTCGTCGGATGATACATGAAAAGCTGCAAACTTTCCCGGGTTCAAAGATGTTTCAGGGACTCGGCAATTCCAAAAGCCTCAACTTTGGTGAATCTCGGATTCGAATCGAGCTTCTCaggttttgaaaatttatcacaaagttctcttttttttatatatattaaaaaactaaaaacccataaaaattgAGGACGGTCCGATTGATTGATTTGTCTGAATCTGAAAACACCGATGATTCTCGAAGTATTACTAATGGGCCAACTCGTCTCCGACTAAAGATCAGGCTTTAGGCCCATTtaagtttataataaaaacaaaactggAAAGGACACGTGCGGCACGTGTCGTCGTCGTAGAAAAGAAAGAGGAGAAGTGACCACCAGAAGATTCGTATCCTTAAAAATCCGTCGATTCAGAACCCTAAGCGGTGGATCCTCAACAACTATGGCTGAACAACCACAGCAGCAGCAGCGTAGCTCCGATTCTTCTCCTCCTCAGCTGAAGTTACCTTCTTTCGTCGTTAACTtgttcccctttctccaacccAAGTCTCCTGCTTCTGTTAACGGCGCCGATGGTGCTCCTAAACCCGCGGGAGGAGTCTCCAAGGACAAGGAGACTCAGAACTCGACGGTCTCTTTCCCTTACAATCCTCCCAAGAGCGCAGAGCCACTCAAGGTTGAAGCCGAGCCTAGTTCCGGAAGCACTTCCAACTCCCTCGTCATTTGGCAGGTATTTTGAGATTTTCTTAGATGAACAATCATGGAAGACTTGAGCTTTGTACATGGCTGTACTCTTAAGGATTTATTAGATGAACAATCATGGAAGTGCTGTTTTATTGCAAGTGTAGTCCATGGTAGGACCAGGTCTGTTTATTGCAGATGTTGATAATTGTTAATTTAtctatgtttgtttgtttctattGTTAAATTAAAGTCCTTCAAAAATCTCTCTTTAGGCACTTCTGTCTGCTTGTCTTCTTGTCTGAAAAGTAAAAGCAGTTGATTTCTCGATTTGCCCAAGTGACAGACACTTGTTGCCAACGTTTTTATTGGTTTCATTGAGTGGCAGTGGTGTTACATTGAATGTTGAAGATGATACAGTTTCTGTTTTGATCATGTATCTATAGCATGCATTACAGCGACGTTTGCATCACTTGTATGAGTTACGGACTACTTGTGCTCACTTGTTTTTGTCTTCTTCGTTTTATGCATTGATCTGTGTTCTGATTTTGTTCATAGCCTGCAAAAAAAGTTGAGTACTTGGTTGcttctaaattatattttcaggtATATGCACTTGGAGGGTTTCTGGTCCTGAAGTGGGCCTGGGCGAGATGGAATGAGAGGAACGCCACAAGTGACaaaaaggaggaggaggaggatgatgatgatcaagCTCCTCATCCCGAAGATGATTGATGATGAAGGCTGCTAGTCATATTTGCACGAAGACAATGAATCTGCTACCCCATTTTGGTTCTGTATAGCAAAAACTCCCTTTCAGATTTTCTTATATTCCCATTGTATCTCTACTCAAGACTTTCTTGAGTTCCTTCTACTTCTGTAATGACACTACACTTCCCCTCTCCCaatgcagttttttttttttcttttccactGATAAAACGTCATCTTCTTGTCTTATATTCTTCTACTAGATGCCACACTTTCGATGGTAACACGTTCAGGATGTTGTTTGGGTCATCCTGGTCTGAACCGCTAGATTTGTCCACTCAATTTAAGGCTTGATATAAGTGTAATAAGCGAAACCAACTCAGGATATGATTAGAAGAGAAGAACTAGTACAAAAAACAGAAgttaaaaataacaatcaatgtCGTGTACTTATAACGCTATGAATCACTCACATACATACACCTTTTGCATATTCTTTACAGTATTTTGTTTTGACTTTTGTTTCTAACAAATTTAACACAAAGCTGGTTTGGTTTCTACACACATTGTATACAACACACTAACGTACAACATATGATATTGCAGCTTCGATCACAAAACACACAACAGAATCATACTCGCCTGAACAAGCCGTCACCCGGTCCTGAACCACCACTAGGAGGAAACCCAACCGCACGTGTGTAATAAGGAGTCGAATACATCTCTCTACTACGCAGAACTGAATCAGGATACAAGCTTCGAGTAGGTGTCATGTGAGTATACGTACTCACTTGTCTATCTAAGTTGAGGCTAGTTGAGGATGATAGTTGGTTACCTCCAAAACCAGAGATGACACTGCCTGAAACACTTGGTCTGGCTTTATAATGTCTAGATTCTTGAGTATCTTCCCTGAAGCCTGCATATAGTTTTAGTCCACCAATGTATGGGGTAGTCAAAGGACGCTCATCCATTGACAAAGGAGGACTCGTGTCAGGTGTATGGCTAATCAGAGCTTTCTGAGTACTCGCAGAAGCTAGAATGCTGTTCCTCGTTGATGCATCAGGTGAAACATCAGTGGGTACTCGGAAAAGTCCAGCACATCCAACAGGAAACTCTACCATGGACCCGGTGTTGGAAGCAGGGAGAGATGATTTGGAACCAGGTGCTGCCTCTATGGATAATGCGTATGAACCTGGTGTTGAAGGATATGAGCTTTCAGATTGATACTCAGGTTTTCTGGTATGTAGGCTATTGACTTTCTCTTGCAGAGACAGCTTAGCTTGCTGCAGCGCAGTGAGCACTGTCTCACAATTATCAGACTTCTCCTTTGACGCTGGAACTAAAGGGTAATCTACTTTCTGGAAGGTAGTGGCATTACTACGAAAGGAGCTACCTCTCGAGTTTGGCTGAATAGTTGATGAAGAGTGCTGGGAGATACCTTGAGAGCTCTGTGAATGAGAAGACTCACTTTTAGGACTCTCAGGTATTTGTTTTCCTTTGTCTCCTGAAGGAAATGCATCTTGTTCCAAAGCTTTGGTTCCGCAACTTTTGCAGCACTTATCAGATGATGATGTTACTGAATGATCAGGCGAACCTTGGTCAGCTTCATTGGCTACTAGTGTGGAACCTTGAAGCTGAGTTTGTGTTTTTTCTCCATTACTTTCATCTGTTACATCTGAATGGTTTCCTACGTCACATGAATCCTgcaagagattagagaagagaTAAGATATCAAGATCTTGTAAAGTTCACAGCCTAAGCTCTGAGACGCAAGGTATATACCAGGGCAGATGATTTATTATCTGTGAAGTTTTTCTCCCACTGCTTTTGAGTCTCTTCCATATCTTCAAAAGAACCTATAACTTGTGCACGTTTCGCCAACGCTCTCTCCAAGTTGATATCCATGCTGTCTTTCTTCTCTAAAACATTCTGAAAGATTTGGTCCCCCTTCGtaacagcaacatcatccacaGTTTTGGATGCCTCTTCACTCGCGTTGGGAACCACTTCAGTATCAACAATTGCATTTCCATCTCCCTTGTGATCTTCAGATACAGTTCTGGAAGGTTAAAGAAATGTTTGTTGCTTTAACACacaacatataaaaagcaaGTTTTTACAATAGAGATTCATCAGACCTTGATTCGCTGCGTTTTATTTGTCGACAAGACCTTCCTTGGCGGTGTCTTGGACGCCAAATATAAGCAGACTCGAAACCTCTCTGTCTCCTATTACGCGGTTCCTTGGCCTTGTCGGAAGAAGCTGCCGCTTCTCTCCTGCGCCCTTTCCATGACAGACTTTTGCCAGACACTAGAACGTACATAAATTATACAATTACATCTCAAATTCAGAAACTTTATACTCacactgagaaaaaaaaaacgcttACCTGAACTCGTCTGAGAGTAGCTTTCTTGATCAGAGGTTGAATCATAACCGTCAGAGACATCATTAAACCCATTTTCTGCAAGGATGGCGAGGACATCAGCAGTCGCTTGTTCTGCCTTCTTTCTCTGTAAAGACACAATCTTTAGCTGTTCCTCCAGCTCTGCCACCTAAAGATCAAAACATGAGGATGACATTAAGGCTAGGAATGATGAAAAATAGCGAAAAGAGATATACTTTATCAGCGAGGCCATCAAGCTTAGCTCTTGCGCTCTTGGAAACAGCTCTTTCAGCAAGTAAACGCGCACGGAGAAACTCAATGGTCATTGAAGTAGGATCTTGTGCGTCTGAATCATTACACCTGATCAAATGAGGTGCGGATCAACCAGGTTTCTTAAAATGTGATTCGATTGCAGAAGATTCAAGTCAATATGGTCGTTGACAAACTTGTAAGTAAAGAACCAAAACAGAGACGATTGAATTTGGAAAAACGGACAGAAGAGAACAAGTATTACCGATGATGATCCAACTTGTCCTGATGAGCCATcaccaaaaagaagaagatccaaagttCTGTTATAGTTTCGATCTCGAAGACTTGTCTGCAATAACTTTATGCTGCGTAGAGCCTGCGGTGAGAAGccgtctctctttctctctctctaataaaTTAACTTGAGTAGTCAACAATGAAAGGTTTTAATTTCTACCTGTTTAAGTATGTTTCTATGTTCTCATTGGCTCTAaatgataaattaattaataaagatgATGATAGCTAATTTATGATTAAATAAGTCTTAAAAAAAGTCTTACAGAATATCTAGACAaagtaatatattattaatattctgTTTAAAAATAAGCTTTTCTAGAGTTTTAtgcataataaaaatataaaaaatattataataactacaatatttattttctatgtaGTTTCCAATAATAATCAACAATAAAAtttgttgaaaaaaatcaacaataaaattttatatgtttaaatatttttcagttaatgtttttttaaagtataCGATTCATTAGCAttcactaataaaaaaaatcttttgaaaatctgtagagtaaaaaaaagtttaaatttttttacagaGGAAATAATCTTTATCTACGTGTTTAGAATATTatactatataattaaataatataaactcgatttaacaaaatcaattaacatatattttatatttaatgaatttttttatgttttcattaaacaaaaaacatagacttcactttgtattttttaattgtaaaaattaTAGTGATGGATTTGTGCTTTAAAATCCAATTTTGCTATTTTGAAACTTATCAGACAAGAGTTTTGATTTGTGAcatcctctatatattaattgagaagcattaaaaaaattaaaaccttaattttgtattaattaaaaaacttcAATCCTAGGTGACActtctaaatgccttctaaatttcatttcaaagaattctaaagcatttaatataaagtatagtttaaaaatatactaacaaCATTATATAACCCAAAGTATAAGAAATGTCGATTCTTTCCTTAGATGAAAATTACAGAAATACctaatattattaacatatatataacaattaatgactatgaataataaagatttgataacaattttttcatccttcttcatttttgtttaattttatattatttaaaagattaaacaatcacattaacaatacaataaaaaaattagatttatttttcttatatgttatattttgatttttttaaaatgactttgaAATTACATAAACGAGGAAACTTTATacgttatatttaaaaaaaaattaaatgactttaaattacaaaaataatcaaaccttatatatatatatttatatgttagattttttcttatatgttacattttgaattttttaaaacgactttaaattacaaaaatgtaagtttttcttaaccaaacaactaaaagcattaaaataacacgtatcaattcgatggttgatctgaaacttttcaaaaccatatggaagataaatattaaaataatttaactgtggaaacaatactgttcaattttttcaaaaatgtgttcggtggaaaaaaataaagtttttgtgtcataatttgtttaatgtctaaTCTGATCAATCCATAATATATTAATCATAGTTTAGTTTCaccattttaataaaaaatgaacCGGTCCGTCTTGgagtgttcaatccggatatcggttcggtttcggttcgattattttggtttttcaaTATTTGGTTTATGAAAAATAGCTACCATATTAAAACCATATTTACtttggtttttgtttggtttatatactgtcgttttcggtttattcgattttatatcaaaataccataaaattgtttaaaaaaagtattttattgattttatttatattattagatattaatttttatataacatgaagatattttggtttttactatttaaaatatttagtaaacatattaagttaataattataatagtttttacATAATAGAAATTAGTAAtccataatattataaataactaaatctaaacactcatatttgataaaaataaaacataaattttgacttaaaacaaaatattaagttaCTAAAAACAACGTTTcaatataaaaatcaaattaataaaataaattatgtatatattcttaattatattataaactttacatataattatactactatattttaaattatcggTTAATTCGGTTtgatcggtttatataccaaaccatatccatatACCGCGGTTTTCAAAAATGACATCCATTCGGTATATTTGGTATTACCAAGTCCAAACCACTTTCCCTATTTCGGTTCGATTTTAATTGGTTCAATTTTAATTTCGGTTCGATTTTAATTGGTTCAATTTTAATTAAGCTTTCCGCCTCCTCCATTTCTATCTTCATCTTTGTTGTCTTTCTTCCACTAACTACAATGGTTATTGCATTCTTCGTATCACAGACAACAACTCTAAAAATCACtattacatacacatacatatatatgtcaatatcGCCGTAAGAACCCTTAACAATAcacaaatcattttaaattgcAGTATGAACTGGAGGTTCAGTGTAAAACTGTATCCGTGGGTAGATACTATTTCTATGGTCTTAACTATATTATGATTGTCTAGAACATTATGACTTCAATGGTTAGGACGGACTTTTTTCTGCATTCAGGCTACGAGTTCGAATCATGTTGGAAGGAACTACCTCATAATGTCTTTAGACACCATACAGATATAGATCCATACTTTAGAGTTCATTTGTATATTCGAAAAGAAAGTCTATCCGTGAACTACACATTTTCTTAAAGATTAGTCTGAGTCATTCCATAGATCCAGAACATCTTCAGgttaaatctatactattaaaagagaaggagTCCCAAAAAATCTACTTAGAAAAAGTTGTTGGACCTATTTACtaaacttaactatttttttggtctcaccttatatttctataatTATACACTAATcaaccttatatttctctaactataaaATAACCAATGCTTTTATTTAATACTCAACTTACTATAATACACCAAAGATTTAtacatcaatattattaattcagaatcattgatatattttatcCCTGTTTTTCCTTGAAATATTACTTTTGTGCCATTAAACCTATTAAAAAAGTAGATTAttttataactgatttaataatCATACAATCCACGATCATTTTTCTTCAACAAAAACAGTTACTATAAAAACATTTGGATTTATTGGTAATTAAATTCTGAACAATACCATACTTTTAAttcatattaaatgttttatgaCCAAAACTAACATAAAAACATGATGCAAGTACGGTTAAtagaaagttaaaaacatgatacCATTCGACGGTCAAAACATATTAACTTCCAATTATGATTAGAAAAATACTTCACAGTACAACAACAAgcttaattatatttcaaaactataactttttctttgaaaacctTCCTAGGTTATTTTTGTGATGAAAATCTTTTATAACTGGGTTTATTAGGAGAAAgagttttgtataaatattttctcagGAAATTATAGCattattagaatgttttttatgtttaaataaaatacattatttatttttaacatttataggTAACTCAACTATACTCaacttaataataattttatttctaaaactcAAAAATTTAATCTTAATATAGTCATTATAAAACCTATAAACTAGAatgtataacataaaaaatgtagtttattcaattttatatcttagtaaaatttatacgagaaatttaatcaaattttgaaaaatattatcatgTTATTTTAGACTTTTTTCATGTCATCTGGTATAGATTCACGAGTTAATattggttttagattttaaaa
The nucleotide sequence above comes from Brassica napus cultivar Da-Ae chromosome A9, Da-Ae, whole genome shotgun sequence. Encoded proteins:
- the LOC106402550 gene encoding uncharacterized protein LOC106402550, translating into MAEQPQQQQRSSDSSPPQLKLPSFVVNLFPFLQPKSPASVNGADGAPKPAGGVSKDKETQNSTVSFPYNPPKSAEPLKVEAEPSSGSTSNSLVIWQVYALGGFLVLKWAWARWNERNATSDKKEEEEDDDDQAPHPEDD
- the LOC106402508 gene encoding uncharacterized protein LOC106402508; translated protein: MAHQDKLDHHRCNDSDAQDPTSMTIEFLRARLLAERAVSKSARAKLDGLADKVAELEEQLKIVSLQRKKAEQATADVLAILAENGFNDVSDGYDSTSDQESYSQTSSVSGKSLSWKGRRREAAASSDKAKEPRNRRQRGFESAYIWRPRHRQGRSCRQIKRSESRTVSEDHKGDGNAIVDTEVVPNASEEASKTVDDVAVTKGDQIFQNVLEKKDSMDINLERALAKRAQVIGSFEDMEETQKQWEKNFTDNKSSALDSCDVGNHSDVTDESNGEKTQTQLQGSTLVANEADQGSPDHSVTSSSDKCCKSCGTKALEQDAFPSGDKGKQIPESPKSESSHSQSSQGISQHSSSTIQPNSRGSSFRSNATTFQKVDYPLVPASKEKSDNCETVLTALQQAKLSLQEKVNSLHTRKPEYQSESSYPSTPGSYALSIEAAPGSKSSLPASNTGSMVEFPVGCAGLFRVPTDVSPDASTRNSILASASTQKALISHTPDTSPPLSMDERPLTTPYIGGLKLYAGFREDTQESRHYKARPSVSGSVISGFGGNQLSSSTSLNLDRQVSTYTHMTPTRSLYPDSVLRSREMYSTPYYTRAVGFPPSGGSGPGDGLFRRV